TGTGCCATACGCTATAGATTCGCGGACTGACCTGACTGCCGTAGTTCTCGTCATCGTCCACCCGTACTCCACCGGTCAGTGACCAGTCCTGGGTGAGCATCCACTCGTCCTCGACAAACAGCGCCCACTGGCTGTTGCGCACATTGGAGCGGTCGGAAATCTGATTGGAGCTCTGATCGTCGAGTTCTTCTTCCTCGAAGTTCGCCCCCAGAGTGAGCATATGAGCGCCCAACGGCATCACCAGACTGCTTCGGGCGGTGGTATTGGTGATTTCCATATCTCGCGAGCGATTGTCTGCCACCTCTCGCTGGACAAAGGTCTCGCTGGTACCAAAGTCCCAGCGTCCAGTGTGCGTCAGGGCAATATGTTCGTGAGTGAACTCATTGAAGCTGTCTTCACAACCACCGCGGCAACCCTCGCTGGGGGCCGATTTACCCATCAACGACTCTCGGTCTTCGGTACTTCTGCCGGCCTCGAGAGAAAAGTCATGATCGCGGCTGGGTGTCAGCGTCAGTCGTGCCGTCAGGCTCTGGAGGCTCTTGTCTTCATAGCCGTTGATGATCTCATCTTCGTCCCGATGGTAGCCCTGGCCATATACCTGCAGACCAAGCAGGTTCTCGACAAGCGGTCCTGACGCATAGAAGTTGGCCTGTCGGCTGTTGCCCGAGTCACTGTCGCCCTGGATGACAGTGTCGAGTTGCAGGTTGCCGTGCCACTCCTCGGCAACCTTGCGGGTGATTACGTTGATAACGCCACCGATAGCATCCGAGCCGTACAGCGTCGACATCGGCCCACGGACGACTTCGATACGTTCGATGGCCTGCAACGGTGGCAGCCAGTCCTGCTCGAAACCGGCGCTACCGTTGGGGCGTGTCTCGCGACTGTTCTGGGGACGGCCATCGACCAGAATCAACGTATATTGCGATGGCATGCCGCGAATGCTGATGTCGTAACCGTTGTCTCCCGCCCCGCCACCCGTGACGATAACACCAGGCACATCACGCAGCGCATCCGTGGCATCTCGGTAATAGCGCTTCTCCAGATCCTCGCGAGTGATCACGCTGATGGATGCCGGAGCATCGACGACCTGCTGGTCAAAACCGGCAGCGGTAACCACAACATCATCCAGCTCGACAGCCTCCTGGGCCGATGCTGCAGTGGTGACAGTGACACTGGCCAGGCTCAACAGGGTGCCTGTAAACCAGGGCTGGTGGATCGAACGGGGCATGGGGCAACTCTCTCCTTCTCCAATACTGCTGCCGAGCGGATAAATGCACAGCACAACCGCATCGACAAGTGCAGCTTCAACATCATTTATATATAATAAAAATCTTTCTCATTTAGATTCTTTCATGTAAGTTCCCCCATGTCGCGGCACAGCACGTTGCACGTTACGCAACGAGGCTGTCCCTTTTCACCACGCCAGTCGTTTAAACGCTAATCATTAACACTCGCAAAATGGTATGCTTGGCGATTACCGCTGTGTTCGCTCGCTGCATATGGAGGCCAGATGCCCGATCTCGATGAACTGCTTGCCTTCAACCGTGTGATGGAATCCGGCAGCCTGACCCGCAGCGCCGCCGAATTGGGGTTGGCGAAATCGACGCTGAGCAGGCGTATCACCCAACTCGAGGCTCGACTCGGGCAGCCGTTGCTCAAGCGCCAGGCCAATCAATTGCTGCCCACCGAGGCAGGCCACCGTTATTACGAGATCAGCCAGAAGATTCTCGAGCTGGCTGGCGAGGGACAACGTGCCCTTGATTCGCTGCGTGAAGAAGTCAGCGGAGAACTGCTGGTCGAGGCTCACCGAACCCTGACCCGTAGTTGGCTCGGGCGCTCGGTGCGGGATTTTCTGAACAAGCACCCTGCGATCAACGTGGCCTTGCATACTCGACCCGTTCCTCCGCGAGACCCGGAGTTTCACGGCATCAGCGTCTGGCTGGGCGAGGTTGGAGAGGGAGGCTTACGGCAGGAACTCATCGGTCGCCTGGCGCGAGGTATCTATGCGCATCCCGAGTATCTCGAACATCACGGCTACCCCGATCATCCTCAGGCGCTGACGCGACATTCGTGGATCGATATGATTGGCGAAACCAATAGCGGGCTGGTACTCACTCATCCAGATGGCAGTGAATTCAACTTCCGCCCGCCTCCCTCTCGTTTGCGTGTCGACCAACCCATGCTGCATATCGATGCCATTGCTGGCGGTGGCGGTATCGGTGTGCTCCCCTGCTGGATCGCCGAATCCCGCGAGCGCGCTCATCCGGGAGAATTGGTGCGTTGTCTCGACGCCTGGCAACTCAAGCCGCTGGATGTGACGCTGCTGTATGGTTTCGGCCATCAACCCCGCAAGGTCACCGCCCTGCTGGAGCACTTGCGTCAATCTCGTCCCGTGGCCTGGCAGACACCACAAAAGACCAATACCGCCGTGAATACGCCCGCTTCCTGCACACAACTCCACTCCCCAGCAACCGACATCAGTCACTGAGCACTCATGCGCGCATGGTCTACTCTCTGATAAGCTGAAAGGCATATCGATTATTGCGGTGGAGAGCACAGATGGCGCTAAGGGAATACGCGCTCGGAGGCGTCTATTTCAGCCCCTTGCTGATGTATCTGATGGTGGGAATATTGGCGGCGCTGATTCTGCGCTTCGTTCTGTACCGCCTGCTGGGCTCATCGCGCTTGTGGTACGAAGCCTGGCTCGATACTTCACTGGTGGTGCTGTGTACCACAGTGGTTGCCTGGCTCGGCGCCAGGCCGGGGGTCTGATCGATGCGCCAGACCATCCGTATACTGATCACCGCGATCATCGCTGCCATCGCCATCGCTGCCGGAATGTGGCTGTGGAAATACTATCTCTACACTCCCTGGACTCGTGATGCGCGAGTCGCTGCTGACAT
This Halomonas huangheensis DNA region includes the following protein-coding sequences:
- a CDS encoding ligand-gated channel protein — encoded protein: MPRSIHQPWFTGTLLSLASVTVTTAASAQEAVELDDVVVTAAGFDQQVVDAPASISVITREDLEKRYYRDATDALRDVPGVIVTGGGAGDNGYDISIRGMPSQYTLILVDGRPQNSRETRPNGSAGFEQDWLPPLQAIERIEVVRGPMSTLYGSDAIGGVINVITRKVAEEWHGNLQLDTVIQGDSDSGNSRQANFYASGPLVENLLGLQVYGQGYHRDEDEIINGYEDKSLQSLTARLTLTPSRDHDFSLEAGRSTEDRESLMGKSAPSEGCRGGCEDSFNEFTHEHIALTHTGRWDFGTSETFVQREVADNRSRDMEITNTTARSSLVMPLGAHMLTLGANFEEEELDDQSSNQISDRSNVRNSQWALFVEDEWMLTQDWSLTGGVRVDDDENYGSQVSPRIYSVWHMAPHWTLKGGVSTGYRSPSLREITPDWGQTSRGGDIYGNPDLEPETSINKELALLYNADSGLAASATVFHNDFDDKITRVACPADVCPDGANDFGSDPTYRINVDEAVTQGVELSLSTPIGESLELATSYTYTDSEQKSGEYKGDPLTQLPKHQVSATLDWDVNERLDQWTRVTYRGEESQPTTGPSSSSIVAPSYTFVDTGLGYQLTDAAKVNVGIYNLFDEDITYDEYGYVEDGRRFWLGLSVDF
- a CDS encoding LysR family transcriptional regulator, which codes for MPDLDELLAFNRVMESGSLTRSAAELGLAKSTLSRRITQLEARLGQPLLKRQANQLLPTEAGHRYYEISQKILELAGEGQRALDSLREEVSGELLVEAHRTLTRSWLGRSVRDFLNKHPAINVALHTRPVPPRDPEFHGISVWLGEVGEGGLRQELIGRLARGIYAHPEYLEHHGYPDHPQALTRHSWIDMIGETNSGLVLTHPDGSEFNFRPPPSRLRVDQPMLHIDAIAGGGGIGVLPCWIAESRERAHPGELVRCLDAWQLKPLDVTLLYGFGHQPRKVTALLEHLRQSRPVAWQTPQKTNTAVNTPASCTQLHSPATDISH
- a CDS encoding DUF1656 domain-containing protein, whose amino-acid sequence is MALREYALGGVYFSPLLMYLMVGILAALILRFVLYRLLGSSRLWYEAWLDTSLVVLCTTVVAWLGARPGV